Proteins encoded within one genomic window of Mesobacillus subterraneus:
- the trhA gene encoding PAQR family membrane homeostasis protein TrhA → MNSYIREPINGLTHLAGALLSFAGLLALVIKASLTTGSALAITSVMIFGISMILLYTASATYHMVISKDSVIAFLRKIDHSMIFVLIAGTYTPFCLISLNGVTGWTLFGIIIFAALCGILFKMIWFRSPRWLSTSIYIVMGWMVIFVVSPLSSVLNPAGIFWLVAGGIMYTIGGVIYALKPDFLRSKHLGFHEIFHIFIMLGSTAHFLSVYLYVL, encoded by the coding sequence ATGAACAGCTACATCCGTGAACCAATCAATGGCCTGACTCATCTTGCTGGTGCTTTACTATCCTTTGCAGGCCTGCTTGCGCTCGTCATCAAAGCTTCGCTTACCACCGGCTCAGCCCTGGCCATTACTTCTGTCATGATTTTCGGCATCAGCATGATTCTTCTTTACACGGCATCTGCCACCTATCATATGGTCATCAGCAAAGATAGCGTGATCGCCTTCCTAAGAAAAATCGATCATTCGATGATTTTCGTATTGATTGCCGGAACCTATACACCGTTTTGCCTGATAAGCCTTAATGGAGTGACAGGCTGGACATTGTTCGGCATCATTATATTCGCTGCTTTGTGCGGAATCCTCTTTAAGATGATTTGGTTCAGGAGTCCAAGATGGCTGTCGACCTCTATCTATATTGTAATGGGCTGGATGGTTATTTTCGTCGTCTCTCCACTCTCATCTGTCTTAAATCCTGCCGGTATCTTCTGGCTGGTTGCTGGAGGCATCATGTACACAATCGGCGGCGTCATTTATGCGCTGAAACCTGATTTCCTACGCTCCAAACATCTCGGCTTCCATGAAATTTTTCATATTTTCAT
- a CDS encoding helix-turn-helix domain-containing protein, giving the protein MYLTVKEAAEYLSIPESKIEKMIFQQKIRAIHDGDHYLIYKDQFNTHMKQMEKYKKLVEEIMNEPVPEDIDIKDED; this is encoded by the coding sequence GTGTATTTGACAGTAAAAGAAGCAGCAGAATATTTATCGATTCCGGAATCGAAAATAGAAAAGATGATTTTTCAGCAAAAAATAAGGGCCATTCACGATGGCGACCATTATTTGATATACAAAGATCAATTCAACACGCATATGAAACAGATGGAAAAATATAAGAAACTTGTTGAAGAAATCATGAATGAGCCGGTGCCTGAGGATATTGACATTAAAGATGAGGATTAA
- a CDS encoding DUF1836 domain-containing protein: MNNLEQLLAELKLENNIALEDIPEIDLYMDQVIQLFEKNFGCSTRNEDEKVLTKTMINNYAKGKLFFPIKNKKYSKEHLILISLIYQLKGGLSIQDIKQTLEGVNQKTESGDIQLGHFYQSYLKLYEKNVEIFSEDVLKTEQDVKQEVKRLDADDPEELETVLLIASLINISNFYRRTAEKLVDRLGAEINKKD; this comes from the coding sequence TTGAATAATTTAGAACAGCTGTTAGCTGAGCTTAAACTTGAAAATAACATTGCACTGGAAGACATCCCGGAAATCGACTTGTACATGGACCAGGTGATCCAGCTTTTCGAAAAGAATTTTGGATGCTCAACTAGGAATGAGGATGAAAAAGTCCTGACGAAAACGATGATCAACAATTATGCCAAGGGAAAGTTGTTCTTCCCGATAAAAAATAAAAAGTATTCGAAGGAGCATTTGATCCTGATCAGTTTGATCTATCAACTGAAAGGCGGTTTGTCGATCCAGGATATCAAGCAGACTCTCGAAGGGGTTAACCAGAAAACTGAGTCAGGGGATATTCAATTAGGACATTTTTATCAAAGTTATTTGAAGCTTTATGAGAAAAATGTTGAAATCTTCAGCGAGGATGTCTTGAAAACCGAGCAAGATGTGAAACAGGAAGTGAAGAGGCTGGATGCAGATGATCCTGAGGAACTCGAAACGGTATTATTGATTGCATCACTTATTAATATAAGTAATTTTTACAGAAGGACAGCAGAGAAGCTTGTTGACAGGCTTGGTGCTGAAATTAACAAAAAGGACTGA
- a CDS encoding PAS domain-containing sensor histidine kinase: MKKKQYVLIFFILSITWIFGTNYLLNKYAPSEYVAIIEHSKELLYVLSAGWFFYFFISKMEELSASKEEEERLSTLINSMVDFVNFKDGEGRWIQANDFGLKLFDIENVDYRGKKDSELAEYSIYFSDALRYCEISDEEAWKAGGIIRVEEVLAQPDGTNKTFDTIKVPLFNEDGSRQGLVIMGRDITERKNVETLLEESRQQYRSLFEYSPDIVSMLDLNGTITNLNPQFEKITGLNRDEYIGKNLADLIPDSHRHIVLDKVANVVENHSPQMFELEFMQKNGKPLTFQSTSLPIIVNDEIAGIICNSRDVTELRQTEERLRRTDKLSVVGELSASVAHEIRNPLTSLKGLVQLLQMEDEKHQLYYQIMIDELNRINHIVSELLLLAKPQQIKYTEADLQIILHDVISLLKSEASLHNIQIEFQVQSNPVMIECEPNQLKQLFINILKNAIEASSAGDVVTISLQSHDNNVTIMVEDEGVGISKELLERIGEPFYSSKEKGTGLGMTVSFKIVQSHNGTITFKSEPDKGTEVIVQLPIKHADHMKGVESSNNGSMVASLASIGVKQ; encoded by the coding sequence ATGAAAAAAAAGCAATATGTCCTAATCTTTTTCATCCTGAGCATTACCTGGATATTTGGAACAAATTATCTGTTAAACAAATACGCTCCTTCAGAATATGTTGCCATAATTGAACATTCTAAGGAACTTCTTTATGTACTATCAGCAGGCTGGTTTTTCTATTTTTTCATCTCGAAGATGGAGGAATTGAGTGCTTCAAAGGAAGAAGAAGAGCGACTGTCCACCCTGATTAATTCAATGGTCGATTTCGTCAACTTCAAGGATGGAGAAGGCCGATGGATTCAGGCCAATGATTTTGGATTGAAACTGTTTGATATTGAAAACGTTGATTATAGAGGAAAGAAAGATTCGGAGCTTGCGGAGTACAGCATTTATTTCAGCGATGCCTTGAGATATTGTGAGATTTCCGATGAAGAAGCATGGAAAGCAGGCGGAATAATCCGTGTTGAGGAGGTACTTGCACAACCGGATGGAACAAACAAAACTTTTGATACTATTAAAGTACCGCTTTTCAATGAAGACGGAAGCCGGCAGGGTCTTGTCATCATGGGCCGGGATATCACCGAACGAAAAAATGTTGAAACCCTTCTTGAAGAGAGCAGGCAACAATACCGTTCCCTGTTTGAATACAGCCCTGACATTGTTTCGATGCTCGACTTGAATGGGACGATCACCAATCTCAATCCGCAGTTTGAAAAAATCACTGGTCTTAACAGGGATGAATACATCGGAAAAAACCTGGCGGACTTGATTCCAGATTCCCACAGGCATATTGTTTTAGATAAGGTTGCCAATGTGGTGGAAAATCACTCCCCGCAAATGTTTGAACTTGAATTCATGCAAAAGAACGGCAAGCCACTCACTTTCCAGAGCACTTCCCTTCCAATCATTGTGAATGACGAAATTGCCGGGATCATTTGCAACTCCCGGGACGTGACTGAGCTTCGCCAAACAGAAGAGCGTCTGCGGAGGACGGACAAGCTTTCGGTAGTCGGCGAATTGTCCGCAAGTGTGGCGCATGAAATCCGCAACCCGCTTACTTCCTTGAAGGGCCTTGTCCAGCTATTGCAGATGGAGGATGAAAAACATCAGCTATACTACCAGATCATGATCGATGAACTGAACCGGATCAACCATATCGTCAGCGAATTGCTATTATTGGCCAAGCCGCAGCAAATAAAATACACAGAAGCAGACTTGCAGATTATTTTACATGATGTCATTTCACTTTTAAAATCAGAAGCGAGCCTGCATAATATCCAAATCGAGTTCCAGGTTCAAAGTAATCCCGTCATGATCGAATGCGAGCCGAATCAGCTCAAGCAGCTATTCATCAATATCTTAAAGAATGCCATAGAAGCATCCTCAGCCGGAGATGTTGTCACAATCTCACTACAAAGTCATGACAACAATGTAACTATTATGGTCGAGGACGAGGGAGTGGGAATCTCGAAAGAACTTCTCGAAAGAATTGGGGAACCTTTTTATTCTTCTAAAGAAAAAGGCACCGGACTCGGAATGACCGTCAGCTTCAAAATTGTCCAATCTCATAATGGAACAATTACGTTCAAAAGCGAGCCTGATAAAGGTACAGAAGTAATCGTTCAATTGCCGATCAAGCACGCGGACCATATGAAAGGTGTTGAATCCAGTAATAATGGCAGCATGGTCGCTAGCCTGGCAAGCATTGGAGTTAAACAATAG